TCGCGCCTGCCACAAATAATAACGGTATTGTTTTCTTTAATGAATCGCTCTGCAAGCCCCAGGCCAATACCACTGGCGCCGCCAGTAATTAAGATTTTATTGTTTGATATTTTCATCTTTATTATAGCTTATAAATGATGTACAGTAGACCATTACTAAATATAATAGAATAAATATTCAAATCTTGAAATTTAATTCATATAAACCAAATTTGGTTTATAGCTAAAAGGTAACCTTGATAAATTTTGCGGGGAAAATGGTTTTGGTAACTATATTCGCAATCTTCTTGATCCGGGATCTTTATATTCCTTTTGGAGAAGATATAGTACAGTTAAAAAATTGAGTAAAAAACATGAATACTGAAAATTTATTTTCCTACGGAACTCTACAGCACAAAAGTGTACAGATAGAAAACTACGGCAGAACGCTGGAAGGGCAATTGGATAAGCTAACTGGATATACCCTGTCTATGATTGAAATTACTGATGCAGCAGTAATAGCCTTAAGTGGGGCTGCACATCATCCTATGGTCAAACATACAGGTATTGTAACCGATGTAGTTGATGGGATGGTTTTTGAAATTTCAGCTGAT
The sequence above is drawn from the Pedobacter cryoconitis genome and encodes:
- a CDS encoding gamma-glutamylcyclotransferase family protein, which translates into the protein MNTENLFSYGTLQHKSVQIENYGRTLEGQLDKLTGYTLSMIEITDAAVIALSGAAHHPMVKHTGIVTDVVDGMVFEISADELKRTDEYEVDDYKRVQVILESGKKAWVYINA